The nucleotide sequence TACCGATAGAGACATGCTCGAATTTATCGGAGAAAATAATGTAAAAAAGCTGCAAAAGATTGATTCTGCATTGGAAAGGATAAGAGAGGGAAAGTACGGAAGATGTATTACCTGCAAAGAGCAGATACCCGAAGACAGATTAAAGGCCCTGCCCTATGCTTTAAAATGTATCCACTGCCAGGCAAAATCGGAAAAAAAGATGCATCCTTAAAAAACACAAAAACAAACTGTGAGCATCTAAAAAGGCCTTGAGCTTAACGCTTCAAGGCCTTTTAATTTTAATACGGAAAATTATCCGAAGAGTCCGCCGGACATCATTTTAGCTTGCAGCCCCTTGTTTTTTGACACCTTCCTCATCATTTGACGGGTCTTTTCAAATTGCTTTAAAAGCTTATTTACATCGCCTACAGAGGTTCCTGAGCCCTTTGCGATGCGTTTACGGCGGGGCGGTCCGATAATGCGGAAATTATCTCTTTCCTTTAAGGTCATCGACTGGATTATGGCTTTTTGGCGTTTTAAAAGCGAGAGGTCAAGCTTATCCTTATCTATTTGACCTGAAAGCCCGGGAATCATATCGAGCATTGACTCTAAGGGCCCCATCTTTTCGGCCTGCTCCAACTGCATGAGCATATCGGCAAGGCTGAAACTTTCGCTTTGCATCTTTTTTTGAAGCTTTTCCGCCTCTTCTTCATCATAAAGAGCTTGGGCCTTTTCTACAAGAGAAACAATATCTCCCATGCCCAAGATACGGCTTGCAATGCGGTCGGGATAAAAGGGCTCAAGGTCTTCGAGCTTTTCGCCTGTTCCTATATAAAAAATAGGCTTACCGGTTATGGTCTTTAAGGAAAGGGCCGCACCGCCTCTGGTGTCGGAATCGAATTTTGTAAGGATTAAGCCTGAAAGCCCTACCTGCTCGTCAAATTCCTTTGCAACATCAACGGCACTTTGACCCGTCATTGAATCTGCAACAAGAATGGTTTCCATAGGTTTTACGGCAGATTTAATATTGACGATTTCCTTCATCATGTCTTCATCGATTTGGAGACGTCCCGCCGTATCGACTATTACCGTGTCATAAAAGTTCTTTTTTGCAAAGGCCAAAGCATTTTTAGCTACTTTTACCGCATCTTTCGTTTCTTCTTTGTAAACGGGCACGCTGATGTTTCCGCCTAAAACGGAAAGCTGCTCTACGGCGGCAGGGCGGACAAGGTCGCAGGCAACCAGCAAGGGCTTTCTTCCTTCGTTTTTAAGCTTTAAGGCTAACTTTGCGGCACTGGTAGTCTTTCCCGAGCCTTGGAGACCTAAAAAGAGGATTACAGATTGGGTGTCAGGCCCCCTTAGATCGAGGGCTTTTTTTTCGTCCCCTAAAAAGGAGGTCATCTTATCGTATACAATCTTTGTAAACTGCTGCCCGGGATCGACGGATTTTAAAACTCTTTCTCCCTTGGCTTCTTCTGCCGTAGCATTTATAAAACGGCGTACAACACGCAAGTTTACGTCGGCATCCAAAAGGGCCGTTTTTATTTCTTCGATTGTATCTTCAATATTTTTTTCGGTAATTTTGGACTTACCGCTCAAAGAGCGTATTATCCCGCTGAATTTTTCGGTAATATTTTCGAGCATTACTTTGTATCTCCCTGTAATAAGTTTTCTATCAAGTCAAGAGGTTTTAATTCCTTATTTAAGATTTTATAAAGACCGGAACAGATAGGCAGCTTTAAATTACGCTTTTCTGCAAGAATGTTCAGGTATTTACAGGCTACAACGCCTTCCGGCAAGTAGCCTATCTTATCGATATTTTTAATAAGATCATCCAAATTTTCAAAAGAAAGGAGAATCTTTTTTGTGATAATCTCGTTACCGAAGCGGCGGTTTCTTCCGTACTTACTTCGGCAGGTTACGTCAAGGTCGCCTACTCCGGAAATCGATGTAAAGGTTTCGGGATGAGTCGCTCCCATAGCCCTGCCTATAGCCTGAATCTCGTTTAAGCCGGCAGCCAAAAGGAGGGATTCGGTATTGTCGCCGAAAATATCGGAGGTTACGGTTAAAGCATCCAAGACACCGAAAGCGACGGCTATAACGTTTTTTGCGGCCGCACAAACCTGCACTCCGATTATATCCAAGCTGGAATAAACAAGCAAACTCCTCGATTTTAAAATTTCTCTACAGCGGATAGAACACATGGGATTTTGAGATGCAGCTATAAGACCGGTCAGCTTACCTTCGGCCACCTCCTCCCCGTGGCTGGGCCCTGCTACATAAACCAAGTGATTTTTATAAAAATCGGGCAGCATTTTTTCCAAAACGTCTATTATAAACTGAGGCTCTCCGTTTTCATCGGGAATAAAACCCTTTGTCAGCACCGCCATTGTAGGATAAGGCATTTTGCCGTCATCATGGCTAAAAGGAGCAAATTTAAGAAGTTCTTCAACTGCTGAGGTTAAATAGAGCGAAGGGCTTGCTAAAAATATAAAAGAAGAATCCTTACACACCTCTTCCATATCCGTAGAAGCGGAGACGGTTTTAGGCAATTTATGCTTAGGTAAATATTTTACATTTATATGTTCATTATTTATCGAATCGGCAACGCCTGCAGTATGGCTCCAAAGCACAACCCTGTGTCCGTTTTTTCCTAGAGAACAGGCCACGGCCGTTCCCCAAGAGCCTGCTCCGATAATGGCAATCTTATCGTTCACAAATTTCTCCTAACCTATACTCTATCATTTTTCGATAAAAGTTTCAATAATGAAAAAGCAAGCTTTTTTCCGTTCTTTACAATTTACGAATACTGTGATATATTGATTTTATGCGTAATAAATTAAACTCAATGGCTGTTTTTTTTGCGGTAATGTTGCTGTTCAGCTTGATATCCTCATGCAAAAAGAATGAAATCAATGAAATATCTTCGGATGATGTTTCATTGGCCGAGGTTCTTGTAAGATCTAAAATCATTGTAGGGGTAAATGCATATAATCCGCCCATATGTTTTTATAATAACAAAGATGAAATAATAGGCTTTGATATCGATGTCTTCGAAGAAATAGCAGATATAATGAATATTGAGGCGGAATTCCGCCCCATAGTTCCCACAGAAGTAAACGAGCTGATAAATACGGGCGCCATAGACTGTATTGCATCAGGATTCTCTTATTCGGATGAGAGAAACAAAAACTATGAACTTTCACAAGCTTATTTACGCAATGCCGTAGTTATTTTAACTCTGAGATCAAGGAATATTAAAACTATGGAAGACCTAAAGGGTAAGAAGATAGGGGGACAAAAAGGAAGTTTAGGGCCGGAATTGATTAAAAATAATCCCGATATTATGAGTCAAATCCATTCACTAAATGACTCATATGATAATATTCCTCAAATTTTGGAAGACTTAAAAATATTTGGAGTAGATGCCTGTGTCGGAGATATTTCGGCAATAATAGAATACTTGAGTAAGGAGCCGAATGTGTACAGCCTTGTTGAACAGGCTATAGCCTTAGACTACTATGTATATGCATTTAAAAAAGGAAATAAGGCTTTAAAAGCGGAAATCGAAAGAGTTTTATACATCTTAGAAAAAAAAGGCGTTCTTGAAAAGATTTCAAGGAAATGGTTCGGTAAAGATTTACTGATTTTTGGAAAGTAAAAAGGAAAATTTATCATGAAAAAAAATTACAATCATATTTTTAAACTTAGCTTTATCTTTTTATTTACGGTATTAGCTATGGCATCTTGTAAACCAAGGGCTGTCCGTATCCAAAAAAAAGAAAACGATATTTCTCTTGCAAAAATTTTTGTAAAAAAAGAATTTGTAATAGGTATAAAAGATGACCATCCTCCTTTTTCCTTTCTAAATCTTTTTACTACAAAAATGGAGGGCTATGACATTGAAGTCGCTCAAGAGCTGTGCAATCGAATGAAAATAAAGCCGATTTTTAAAGTCATTAAGTGGAGCGAAAGAGATAAACTGCTTAACAGCGGAGAAATTGACTGTATATGGAGTGCCTTTTCATACAGTAAAAGGCGTGATAAAGCTTATTCTCTTACCTCACCTTATATAAAGAGTGCCATAGTATTGATTGTAAAGGATAAGTCGCCTTACTATTCTATTAAAGACATAAGGGAAAAGAAAATGGGTATTACCTCCTCGTCATTTATACACGAAAGCCTTAAAAAAGCCGAATCTACTCACGGAATATTTACAAATACGGTTATATTTCAGAGTGCTCAAGAAGCCATAAACGCTCTTGAAAAAGGTGAAGTAGAGTGTGTAGTATACGATCTTCTTTCAATTAACAGCTTAATACAAACAAGAAAAGGCTCTTACCGAGTGCTGGATGAAGCTATAGCTTATGAAGAATATGTTATAGCCTTTCGAAAAAAAGACCTTGCCCTGAAGAACGCAGTAGAATCGACTTTAGAAGAGATGGCTAAAACCGATTTTTTAGAAAAAACGAGTAAAAAATGGTTCGGTGCAAATGTGTCCATTATAGGCCGTTAAACCTGCAGCGAATAACTTTATTTTGTATAAACGGAAACTATCTCGCAAATATAAACATAATGAAAATCTTTTTTTGGATATGAATCTATAATAATCTGCGGGTCCACAAATAAATCCATATCGAATTCGCTTCGGTATAACTTACGGCATGAAAGCACAACCTTAGCCTACTCAAAAGATATAACACCATCATCAAGCATCACAGGCGTTAAACCGGTTTCCCCTGCCTTATCTATATTTCGTCCCGAAACGGAACCGCAAAAAGCCAGCATATTCCGAGCCCATGGATCATTTTCGTCAAAAAAAGAAAGAGTTATATAATCTTCTTTATCGATAAATTCGGAAGTATATCTGGTAGGTCTTACATAAACGGTAGCAGTAAGTTTATTCCATAAAAAGCCTATAGATCCCCAACCCGCAGTCATTGTATTCCATTGTTCACGCTCAGTTCCGCATCCTGCAGTCAATAAAAAGCCCTCATTATGGGAGCCGGTAATCGATGAAACAGGCTTTATCAATTTATCCAGAATTTCGGCACTCGCTTTTTGCATTTTAAATTGTGACATAAATTACCTCCGAATTCATTATATACAATAATCCCTTGATGTGCAAGAAGAAATTTCTCTTCTTTTCTATTTTTACATTTTATGATACAATGGGCAAATGAAAAAGTTTTTGTGCATTTTGTTAGCAGGTTTAATATTGTCATGCCGCTCGGCTCAAATATCAAAGATAAAGGCCGATCCGGCAGACGCAGACATTTATAAATCGGAAAAAAACGAAGACGGCTTTTCAGGCTTTCAGACGGATGTAAGCTTTCCTCCGGAAAAAGACAAATATGATCCTTCAATTTTACCAAACGGTTTTATTCCTTTTAAGGCTTATACCGGACAGGGCTATATTTATTTTTATACCGAAAATGTAAAGAATTTTTTCTTATACTTAAACGGAAAAAGAATCGATACAAAAAAAATCTGTAAAAATAAATACACTCAAATTTATATCGGAGATGAGGTAATAAACGGCACCAATAACTTACTTATTACAAACATTGAAGCCGAAAAAAATGATAAGGGCTTTTCGAAAACCTATACCTTATCGGTAAAAATCCCCTACCCTTCCATTATCGAAAAAACGGAAAAATTAAATAACGTAAATTATAGAGCCTTTCAAATAATAGATGACATTATGAAGGCGCAAACAGCAAACGGTTTTCCATCGGTTCAGCTTGTAGTGGTAAAGAACGGAAGGATGATAAAAAACTCGGCCTACGGCTATATCAGCACCGTGGATGATTTTGGAGAACCTCTGATGCAAAAAAACAAAAAGCCTATCACAAAAGAAACTCTTTTTGATCTAGCCAGCAATACCAAAATGTATACGGTAAATTTCGCCTTACAAAAACTTATATCCGAAGAAAAGATTTCAATCTATGATAAGGTACAAGATTTTTTTCCTGATTTTAAGGACAAAAAAAAAGCTCTTTTTAAGGGAAAGAGCGACATTACGGTTGAGGACTTATTAAAGCATCAGGCGGGTTTCCCGGCAGGGGCACAATATTATGTGAACAAAAAAATAACACAAAAAAAGAATACCGATAAAAGACAAAACAAGGAGATTGTTTTGGAGCTGATTTGCAACACTCCCTTAATATATTCTCCGCGTACTGAGGTCTTATATTCCGATATAGATTATATGCTCTTAGGTTTGATTATAGAAAAAGTAACAGGCCTTCCCTTGGATAAGTATACGGAAGAAAACCTTTATAAGCCCTTAAATCTAGCTTCGGTTTGCTATGAACCCCTAAAAAAGGGATTTACAAAAGAGGATATTACCGCAACCGAAATACGGGCGGCCAAAAGAACAAAGGACGAAAAATTCAAAGATATAAAATACATGCCGGTTCACGGGACGGTACATGACCCTGAGGCCTACAATTCAATGGATCAGGTAAGCGGTCATGCGGGGCTTTTTGCAAATGCCGAAAGTATAGCAGTCCTGGCTCAGGTAATGCTGAACGGCGGAGGATATGGAAATATCAAATTATTCGATTCAAGCGTTTTAAATTTATTTACCAGTCAGGGGAATTTTTTTTCGCAGGCAGGTTTAGGATGGAGGAGGCAGGGGCTTAATAACAGCTACGCTTGGGCTTTCTCGCAGCTTGCGAGTGCGGACACAATAGGACACACAGGCTGGACCGGGACATTAACTCTAATCGATCCTAAAGAAGATTTAATAATCATAATTTTTACAAGTGCAAAAAACACCCCAGCCCTTTTTGGAAAAAACTTGCGCGGAAAATATGAAGGCGATTTTTATCTTGCAAAAAACTATGGAGCCATTACCACCCTTATTTATTCTGCATTTAAAAACTATGATAATGCTATGCTGGATCAAATGCTTATAGAACTTGCAGTAGGCAGAAACGAACTTATAAATATGATTCCTGAAATTTATGATAATGAAGGTTCCCGCAAGGACTTGACAGCCATAATGGAAAGCATAAAAGAACAATCAAAGCAATCTGCAATATTGAGGAAGTTTTTAAAAAGTGAAAAAGCTATGGCAATACTTGCGGAAATTCAATCAAGGAACTCAAAGAAAAGCTTGGCAAAAAAACAAGCTGAAGGAACGGCAAAATGAAGAAAAAGCTTTTTTTATTTTGCTTTTGTAGTCTTGCAATCCTTAGCTTTGCCAATGGAAAGCCGGACGAGTCTGATTTTAAGACAGGCATCGAACGCGTAGACGAATTTTTTAATCTGTTTAAAGGGAAAAGAATAGGATTGATTACAAATCAAACAGGAATGGACTCTTCAGGAAGATCAAGCATCGAAATCTTATACGAAAAGACTAATCTTTCAAGCCTCTTTTCTCCGGAACACGGAATAAGGGGAAATGCAAGGGAGGGAGCCGGTATTTCAAACATGGTAGATAAAAAAACCGGCCTTGCCGTTTACAGCCTTTACGGAAAAACAAAGCGGCCCACAAAAGAGATGTTGCAAGAAATAGATGTTTTATGCTTCGATATTCAGGATGTAGGGGCAAGGTTTTACACATATATTTACACAATGGCCTATGCCATGGAAGCATGTGCCCGTGACGGAAAAACATTTGTTGTGTTTGACAGGCCCAATCCTATAAACGGCATAAATGTTGAAGGGAATATTCTGGAAGAGGAGTTTAAATCCTTTACGGGCTATTTTCCGATTGTCCAAAGGCACGGAATGACAGTGGGAGAATTAGCCTTAATGTTCAATAAAGAATTTAAGATAGGCTGTAATTTAAAAATAGTCCCCATGCAGGGCTGGAAGCGTGAAGACTATTTTGAAGACCTTAATTTAATGTGGGTGCCGCCTTCGCCGAATATTCCTACGGCCGATACGGCCTTAGTTTATTCGGGCTTTTGTATCTTTGAAGGGGTAAATATTTCGGTAGGAAGAGGAACAACCATGCCCTTTAAATACATAGGAGCCCCCTATATAGATGCCGAGGCTCTAGCAGAAGCTCTAAATGCCCTCAAACTTGAGGGAGTCTTTTTTAAGCCCGCCTATTTTACACCGGCCATTTCGGTTTATAAGGAGGAGCTATGCGAAGGGGTTCAAATTATCGTAAGGGATAAAAAGAGATTCTTGCCCGTAACAGCTGCAATCGCGATGATGTACACAATAAGGGAAATGTATCCCGATAGTTTTAAGATAAATAACTACCCTGCCGAACTCTGCGGCCTCAATTTATTAACCGGAACAAACAAGCTAAGCTCGATGAGCCTTTCCTTAGATGACTACTTTAAATTTATCGAAAAAGATGAAAAGAAGTTTTTAAAGATGAGGGAAAAGTATTTGATGTATTGAAAAGGACGGATGCCAAAACATAACTGATGAATTATGAATTTAATCATTCTAATTATAAATTATGCATTCCCCACCATTCTTCCAGCATCGCACGAGCTTCTTCCTGTAATGAAGGAACTACGCAGATTTCCAGCTGCTTGAGGTTATCGGCATAGTGAGCACGGCCTAAATCCCGTACCGCTTCTCGTATATCACTGCCGATAGCGGGATGGTCATCCAAGTAGGAAAAAAGGATCGTAAATACCGAAGAAGCCGAACACACTTTTTGCCAGGCGGCAAGATCGGTGATTTGGCGGCGGGAAGTAAGGCCTGTATTGATGCGGTAATTGTACACGATATCGGGTATGCCTATGTATTTATCGGCATATAAGGTTATAAAAAAATAGAGAAGCATATCTTCCGCCATTGTACAATAGGTAAACGGAATGTCGCCGTACGCTTTTTGAACAAGGTCTGTTTTAAAAAGCTTGCCCCATACGAAACTGCTGTATGAGTGTTCAACGATATATGTACGGAGGATTTCATTGCCGGTTAAAACACCATCGTACACATTCTGCGCCCTTTGGGCAAAGGCTGCAACACGCGCGTCCGGTTCTCCTTCCATACCGCATACCGCAGCCTTCCCGTGTACAATATCGGCACCCGACGTAACGGCTGCATCGTACAAAATGCGGAGAGCGTCAGGCGGCAGCTCATCGTCGGGGTCGGCAAAGGCGAAGTATTCGCCCGATGCCGCATTTACCGCTGTCCGGCGCGCTTCGAGCGTACCGAGGTTTTTACTGTGTTCCAAAAACACGAGCGGCACCCCCTGCGCTTTAAACCGCTTTGTATATGTTTTAACAATACTCCGCAGTTCTTTTGTACCGGGGCTTCCGTCGTTGACGACGATCGTTTCAACAGGCGGAGAATCCGTCTGCTGCAGCACGCTTTCAAAAAACCGCCCGATCAGCCCCTCCGTCCCATACACGGGAACGCAAAGGCTGACCGGCGGCTTCTGCCGAGCCGCTCGCCCGAAGCGTGCGGCTCGAGAAATAAAACTCATCCGACAGTTTAGTCCCACTCAAAGCCTGATTCTTGTAACGTCTTAGAAAAGCTTCCGCCGGAATTCTGTTCGTCTTGTAAACGGCCTTTCAAATCGTACTCCAATACCTTGTCGGCATTTTTACAGTAAGGCTGTTCAGGGAAAATAACAGTTCCATCCTTACCCCATGCACCGTCCGAGGCGATGATGAGCCTAATCCGCTCGGCTTCGTCGTATTTTACGGCAATAAAGCGATAAAAGCCGTAGCCGACTTCATTCCCTGCCGTATCTACAGGATCCTTTTTAGCCAATTCGACGGCACTGCCGGAGAATCCATCCTTCGTGCTGCCGATTTTATACAGCTTGCCGCTGTTTTTAAAGGTATCGGCTCTGTAATCGAAACTAGTTTTT is from Treponema denticola and encodes:
- a CDS encoding TraR/DksA family transcriptional regulator → MKKKFIEEMKEYLLKEREEILSSLKKNDEEYAETLANSIPKDFADLASYSTDRDMLEFIGENNVKKLQKIDSALERIREGKYGRCITCKEQIPEDRLKALPYALKCIHCQAKSEKKMHP
- the ffh gene encoding signal recognition particle protein; the protein is MLENITEKFSGIIRSLSGKSKITEKNIEDTIEEIKTALLDADVNLRVVRRFINATAEEAKGERVLKSVDPGQQFTKIVYDKMTSFLGDEKKALDLRGPDTQSVILFLGLQGSGKTTSAAKLALKLKNEGRKPLLVACDLVRPAAVEQLSVLGGNISVPVYKEETKDAVKVAKNALAFAKKNFYDTVIVDTAGRLQIDEDMMKEIVNIKSAVKPMETILVADSMTGQSAVDVAKEFDEQVGLSGLILTKFDSDTRGGAALSLKTITGKPIFYIGTGEKLEDLEPFYPDRIASRILGMGDIVSLVEKAQALYDEEEAEKLQKKMQSESFSLADMLMQLEQAEKMGPLESMLDMIPGLSGQIDKDKLDLSLLKRQKAIIQSMTLKERDNFRIIGPPRRKRIAKGSGTSVGDVNKLLKQFEKTRQMMRKVSKNKGLQAKMMSGGLFG
- a CDS encoding NAD(P)H-dependent glycerol-3-phosphate dehydrogenase, producing the protein MNDKIAIIGAGSWGTAVACSLGKNGHRVVLWSHTAGVADSINNEHINVKYLPKHKLPKTVSASTDMEEVCKDSSFIFLASPSLYLTSAVEELLKFAPFSHDDGKMPYPTMAVLTKGFIPDENGEPQFIIDVLEKMLPDFYKNHLVYVAGPSHGEEVAEGKLTGLIAASQNPMCSIRCREILKSRSLLVYSSLDIIGVQVCAAAKNVIAVAFGVLDALTVTSDIFGDNTESLLLAAGLNEIQAIGRAMGATHPETFTSISGVGDLDVTCRSKYGRNRRFGNEIITKKILLSFENLDDLIKNIDKIGYLPEGVVACKYLNILAEKRNLKLPICSGLYKILNKELKPLDLIENLLQGDTK
- a CDS encoding ABC transporter substrate-binding protein yields the protein MRNKLNSMAVFFAVMLLFSLISSCKKNEINEISSDDVSLAEVLVRSKIIVGVNAYNPPICFYNNKDEIIGFDIDVFEEIADIMNIEAEFRPIVPTEVNELINTGAIDCIASGFSYSDERNKNYELSQAYLRNAVVILTLRSRNIKTMEDLKGKKIGGQKGSLGPELIKNNPDIMSQIHSLNDSYDNIPQILEDLKIFGVDACVGDISAIIEYLSKEPNVYSLVEQAIALDYYVYAFKKGNKALKAEIERVLYILEKKGVLEKISRKWFGKDLLIFGK
- a CDS encoding substrate-binding periplasmic protein yields the protein MKKNYNHIFKLSFIFLFTVLAMASCKPRAVRIQKKENDISLAKIFVKKEFVIGIKDDHPPFSFLNLFTTKMEGYDIEVAQELCNRMKIKPIFKVIKWSERDKLLNSGEIDCIWSAFSYSKRRDKAYSLTSPYIKSAIVLIVKDKSPYYSIKDIREKKMGITSSSFIHESLKKAESTHGIFTNTVIFQSAQEAINALEKGEVECVVYDLLSINSLIQTRKGSYRVLDEAIAYEEYVIAFRKKDLALKNAVESTLEEMAKTDFLEKTSKKWFGANVSIIGR
- the pbp4b gene encoding penicillin binding protein PBP4B, producing the protein MKKFLCILLAGLILSCRSAQISKIKADPADADIYKSEKNEDGFSGFQTDVSFPPEKDKYDPSILPNGFIPFKAYTGQGYIYFYTENVKNFFLYLNGKRIDTKKICKNKYTQIYIGDEVINGTNNLLITNIEAEKNDKGFSKTYTLSVKIPYPSIIEKTEKLNNVNYRAFQIIDDIMKAQTANGFPSVQLVVVKNGRMIKNSAYGYISTVDDFGEPLMQKNKKPITKETLFDLASNTKMYTVNFALQKLISEEKISIYDKVQDFFPDFKDKKKALFKGKSDITVEDLLKHQAGFPAGAQYYVNKKITQKKNTDKRQNKEIVLELICNTPLIYSPRTEVLYSDIDYMLLGLIIEKVTGLPLDKYTEENLYKPLNLASVCYEPLKKGFTKEDITATEIRAAKRTKDEKFKDIKYMPVHGTVHDPEAYNSMDQVSGHAGLFANAESIAVLAQVMLNGGGYGNIKLFDSSVLNLFTSQGNFFSQAGLGWRRQGLNNSYAWAFSQLASADTIGHTGWTGTLTLIDPKEDLIIIIFTSAKNTPALFGKNLRGKYEGDFYLAKNYGAITTLIYSAFKNYDNAMLDQMLIELAVGRNELINMIPEIYDNEGSRKDLTAIMESIKEQSKQSAILRKFLKSEKAMAILAEIQSRNSKKSLAKKQAEGTAK
- a CDS encoding exo-beta-N-acetylmuramidase NamZ family protein; its protein translation is MKKKLFLFCFCSLAILSFANGKPDESDFKTGIERVDEFFNLFKGKRIGLITNQTGMDSSGRSSIEILYEKTNLSSLFSPEHGIRGNAREGAGISNMVDKKTGLAVYSLYGKTKRPTKEMLQEIDVLCFDIQDVGARFYTYIYTMAYAMEACARDGKTFVVFDRPNPINGINVEGNILEEEFKSFTGYFPIVQRHGMTVGELALMFNKEFKIGCNLKIVPMQGWKREDYFEDLNLMWVPPSPNIPTADTALVYSGFCIFEGVNISVGRGTTMPFKYIGAPYIDAEALAEALNALKLEGVFFKPAYFTPAISVYKEELCEGVQIIVRDKKRFLPVTAAIAMMYTIREMYPDSFKINNYPAELCGLNLLTGTNKLSSMSLSLDDYFKFIEKDEKKFLKMREKYLMY
- a CDS encoding glycosyltransferase family 2 protein; translation: MSFISRAARFGRAARQKPPVSLCVPVYGTEGLIGRFFESVLQQTDSPPVETIVVNDGSPGTKELRSIVKTYTKRFKAQGVPLVFLEHSKNLGTLEARRTAVNAASGEYFAFADPDDELPPDALRILYDAAVTSGADIVHGKAAVCGMEGEPDARVAAFAQRAQNVYDGVLTGNEILRTYIVEHSYSSFVWGKLFKTDLVQKAYGDIPFTYCTMAEDMLLYFFITLYADKYIGIPDIVYNYRINTGLTSRRQITDLAAWQKVCSASSVFTILFSYLDDHPAIGSDIREAVRDLGRAHYADNLKQLEICVVPSLQEEARAMLEEWWGMHNL